The following proteins come from a genomic window of Mariniflexile sp. TRM1-10:
- a CDS encoding outer membrane protein assembly factor BamD — protein sequence MNRFLYILITITLLSSCSEYQKVLKNEDIAAKFKMGEELYNEGKFAKANKLFAQIVPNYRGKPQAEKLMYLYSYSFYKMKDYYTAGYQFERFASSYPKSEKLEEASFLGAKSYYMLSPAYTKDQKETKAAIEKLQDFINLFPESEYLSEANKLVKELDFKLEKKAFSIAKQYNTISDYPASVKSFDNFLFDFPGSTLREEALFLRFDSAYKLAVNSIEYKNTPNGIVPLKKNRLEQAKEFYTAFKKAYANSKHIEEVNEMALVLEEELKKYSTKS from the coding sequence ATGAATAGATTTCTTTACATATTAATAACTATCACACTTTTAAGTTCTTGCAGCGAGTATCAAAAAGTTTTAAAAAACGAAGATATTGCTGCCAAGTTTAAAATGGGTGAAGAACTATATAATGAAGGTAAATTTGCAAAAGCAAATAAATTGTTTGCCCAAATAGTGCCTAATTATAGAGGGAAACCACAAGCCGAAAAGTTGATGTATTTGTATTCATATTCGTTTTATAAAATGAAAGATTATTATACAGCAGGTTACCAGTTTGAGCGTTTTGCTTCAAGTTACCCTAAAAGTGAAAAGCTAGAAGAAGCCTCTTTTTTGGGCGCAAAAAGTTATTACATGTTATCTCCGGCTTATACTAAAGACCAAAAGGAAACTAAAGCGGCTATTGAGAAGCTTCAAGATTTCATCAATTTGTTTCCGGAGTCCGAATATCTTTCCGAAGCTAATAAATTGGTGAAAGAATTAGATTTTAAGTTAGAAAAGAAAGCATTTAGTATTGCTAAACAGTATAATACGATATCCGATTATCCAGCGTCTGTTAAGTCGTTCGATAATTTCTTGTTCGATTTTCCTGGTTCTACATTGAGAGAAGAAGCTTTGTTTTTAAGATTTGATTCGGCTTATAAACTTGCCGTTAACAGTATAGAATATAAAAATACACCAAACGGCATTGTTCCTTTAAAGAAAAACCGTTTGGAACAAGCCAAAGAATTTTACACAGCATTTAAAAAAGCCTATGCCAATTCCAAGCACATTGAAGAAGTAAATGAAATGGCTTTGGTTTTGGAGGAAGAGTTAAAAAAATATAGCACTAAAAGTTAA
- a CDS encoding DUF6913 domain-containing protein — MILKGFKEKSIKKHINKLLSKRHVNVSDTKVESLGIIFNLDEVDDFEQFSALSSYLKVLPNRLKLIAFSSNKKDTLKSWDVCFNPNDFGWNGAIKNSELQTFLDTKFDVLISYYEAEVTELKLLTVLSKAQLKVGILQTDERINDLIIKTNLTEFNVFKTEVFKYLTILNKIKNE, encoded by the coding sequence ATGATTTTAAAGGGTTTTAAAGAAAAATCTATTAAAAAACACATCAACAAATTGTTATCTAAAAGACATGTAAATGTTTCGGATACTAAGGTTGAAAGTTTAGGGATTATCTTTAATTTAGATGAAGTTGATGATTTTGAACAGTTCAGTGCGCTATCGTCTTATTTAAAAGTGCTTCCAAATAGATTAAAGCTTATAGCCTTTTCATCAAATAAAAAAGACACCCTTAAATCTTGGGATGTTTGTTTTAACCCAAACGATTTTGGTTGGAATGGTGCTATTAAAAATAGCGAATTACAAACCTTTTTAGATACCAAGTTTGATGTTTTGATCAGTTATTACGAAGCTGAGGTTACGGAGCTGAAATTGCTAACGGTCTTATCGAAAGCACAATTAAAAGTAGGCATATTGCAAACCGACGAACGTATAAATGACCTAATTATAAAGACCAACTTAACAGAATTTAACGTATTTAAAACCGAAGTTTTTAAATACCTAACTATATTAAATAAAATTAAAAATGAATAG
- the dapA gene encoding 4-hydroxy-tetrahydrodipicolinate synthase — protein MNSKFLGTGVALVTPFKADLSIDHDALANIVNFNIENGVEYLVVCGTTGETATITKQEKKDVIATVSKANNGRVPMVLGIGGNNTVEVIEEIKATDLGNIDAILSVSPYYTKPTQEGIYQHFKAISEASPIDIILYNVPGRTSRNIEPETTLRLANDFKNVIGVKEAGNSVSQYLQLIKNKPEDFLIISGDDDLALGIVLAGGAGVISVIGQGFPKEFSEMIRLGLEGNAKDAYKLHFRLMDVIGYIFEENNPAGIKGVFEALGLCRDSVRLPLVPASNQLKEKIKSFINKF, from the coding sequence ATGAATAGTAAGTTTCTAGGAACTGGAGTTGCATTGGTTACACCTTTTAAAGCAGATTTAAGTATAGACCATGATGCATTGGCAAATATTGTAAATTTCAATATTGAAAATGGCGTAGAATATCTAGTGGTTTGTGGTACTACTGGCGAAACTGCAACCATAACTAAACAGGAAAAGAAAGATGTCATAGCAACCGTTTCTAAAGCTAATAATGGCCGTGTGCCAATGGTTTTAGGTATAGGAGGCAACAATACAGTGGAAGTTATAGAAGAAATAAAAGCTACAGATTTAGGTAATATAGATGCCATTTTATCGGTGTCGCCTTATTATACTAAGCCAACACAAGAAGGTATTTATCAGCACTTTAAAGCCATTTCGGAAGCATCACCAATAGACATTATTTTATATAACGTACCAGGTAGAACATCCAGAAATATAGAGCCAGAAACAACGTTAAGGTTAGCTAACGATTTTAAAAATGTGATTGGCGTTAAAGAAGCTGGAAACAGTGTGTCGCAATATTTACAGTTAATTAAAAACAAACCAGAAGATTTTTTAATTATTTCTGGTGATGACGATTTAGCTTTGGGTATTGTATTAGCAGGAGGTGCCGGTGTTATTTCGGTAATAGGGCAAGGGTTTCCTAAAGAATTTTCAGAAATGATTCGTTTAGGATTAGAAGGAAATGCCAAAGATGCCTATAAACTTCATTTCAGATTAATGGATGTTATTGGTTATATTTTTGAAGAAAACAATCCCGCAGGCATCAAAGGGGTTTTTGAAGCTTTAGGGTTGTGTAGAGACAGCGTTAGATTGCCACTAGTGCCAGCTTCAAATCAATTAAAAGAGAAAATCAAATCATTTATAAATAAGTTTTAG
- a CDS encoding 5'-nucleotidase C-terminal domain-containing protein → MRFTYLIYLLFILLLFNCKPSNDYLTKIEGKQIQITDSLAIDPEIESFIKPYRAHIEKDLDSVLSYAVGTYTKSDGAFNTAIGNFMADAVFSEANPIFKSRTGKDIDMVILNHGGIRSVINKGNITTRTAFQLMPFENSIVVVALKGTQIDSLVNYLSKAHKAHPISKLKMAIDKNFNVVEASINDEKIVSNKIYYVATNDYLYNGGDAMTFFKPNEGLYVLNYKIRNALIDHFKKMDTINPIQDDRFIQLK, encoded by the coding sequence ATGAGGTTTACATATTTAATTTATTTGTTATTTATATTACTGCTTTTTAATTGCAAACCTTCTAATGACTATCTGACTAAAATTGAAGGGAAACAAATCCAAATTACAGATTCATTAGCCATTGACCCCGAAATTGAATCCTTTATAAAACCTTATAGAGCCCACATCGAAAAGGATTTAGATAGTGTGTTGTCGTATGCTGTTGGCACCTACACAAAATCTGATGGTGCTTTTAATACGGCCATTGGAAATTTTATGGCAGATGCGGTTTTTAGTGAAGCCAACCCCATTTTTAAAAGTAGAACAGGCAAAGATATAGATATGGTTATTTTAAACCATGGTGGCATTCGTTCCGTTATCAATAAAGGAAATATAACCACCCGGACTGCTTTTCAATTAATGCCTTTTGAGAACAGCATCGTTGTTGTTGCTTTAAAAGGAACACAAATAGACAGCTTAGTTAACTATTTAAGCAAAGCACATAAAGCACACCCTATTTCTAAACTTAAAATGGCTATTGATAAAAATTTTAATGTGGTTGAAGCCTCTATAAATGATGAAAAAATTGTTTCGAATAAAATCTATTATGTTGCCACTAATGATTATTTATATAATGGTGGTGACGCCATGACTTTTTTTAAACCGAATGAGGGCCTGTATGTTTTAAATTACAAAATACGAAATGCCCTGATAGACCACTTTAAAAAAATGGACACCATAAACCCTATACAAGATGATAGATTTATTCAATTAAAATAA